From Caballeronia insecticola, a single genomic window includes:
- a CDS encoding oxidative damage protection protein, producing the protein MARMVQCAKLGKEAEGLDFPPLPGELGKRIYETISKEAWQGWLKQQTMLINENRLNMADPRARQYLLKQTEKYFFGEGADTATGYVPPQS; encoded by the coding sequence ATGGCCCGAATGGTTCAATGCGCGAAGCTCGGCAAGGAAGCCGAAGGACTGGATTTTCCGCCGCTGCCGGGCGAACTCGGCAAGCGCATTTACGAGACGATCTCGAAGGAAGCCTGGCAGGGCTGGCTCAAGCAGCAGACGATGCTCATCAACGAAAATCGGCTGAACATGGCCGATCCGCGCGCGCGTCAGTATCTGTTGAAGCAGACCGAGAAGTATTTCTTCGGTGAAGGCGCCGATACCGCCACGGGCTACGTGCCGCCGCAGAGCTAA
- the argA gene encoding amino-acid N-acetyltransferase, which yields MNSQTDLTIASQAASQPAPAEPEAPNPHAQFVDWMRSVAPYIHAFRNKTFVVAFGGELVQEGRLNALVQDVGLLHAMGIHVVLVHGSRPQLDEQLSLHGVESSFSHGLRITDARALESAKEAAGEVRLDIEAAISQGLPNTPMAHAHISVVSGNFVTARPVGILDGVDFQHTGVVRKIDGDSIRQSLASNKLVLLSSLGFSPTGEAFNLSMEDVASAAAIALRADKIIFVTEIPGLVDSENELIRELSLDDAYRLQESGELQGDTAFYLKHTVRACRGGVARGHIIPYRLDGSVLLELFLHDGVGTMISYENLESLREATPDDVGGILTLIEPLESDGTLVRRGRHQIERDIDHFSVIEHDGVLFGCAALYPYTQERIGEMACLTVAPEAQGSGDGERLLKRIEQRARARGLTRIFVLTTRTEHWFLKRGFVKVTVDDLPEDRRRLYNWQRKSLVLMKQL from the coding sequence ATGAATTCCCAAACCGACCTCACGATCGCCTCGCAGGCGGCGTCGCAACCGGCTCCCGCCGAGCCCGAAGCGCCGAATCCCCACGCCCAGTTCGTCGACTGGATGCGTTCCGTCGCGCCCTATATCCACGCGTTCCGAAACAAGACGTTCGTCGTTGCGTTCGGCGGGGAACTCGTTCAGGAAGGACGCCTGAACGCGCTCGTGCAGGACGTCGGCCTGTTGCACGCCATGGGCATTCACGTCGTGCTCGTGCACGGCTCGCGTCCGCAGCTCGATGAGCAACTGAGCCTGCACGGTGTCGAATCGTCGTTTTCGCATGGGCTGCGCATCACGGATGCGCGCGCGCTCGAATCCGCGAAGGAAGCCGCCGGCGAAGTGCGCCTCGATATCGAAGCCGCGATCAGCCAGGGTTTGCCGAACACGCCGATGGCGCACGCGCACATCAGCGTCGTGTCGGGCAATTTCGTGACGGCGCGGCCGGTCGGCATTCTCGACGGCGTCGATTTCCAGCACACGGGCGTCGTGCGCAAGATCGACGGCGATTCCATCCGCCAGTCGCTCGCATCGAACAAGCTCGTGCTGCTGTCGTCGCTCGGCTTTTCGCCGACCGGCGAGGCGTTCAATCTGTCGATGGAAGATGTCGCGTCCGCCGCGGCCATCGCCCTGCGCGCGGACAAGATCATTTTCGTGACGGAAATTCCCGGCCTGGTGGATTCGGAAAACGAGCTCATCCGGGAACTGTCGCTCGATGACGCCTATCGCCTTCAGGAAAGCGGCGAACTGCAGGGCGACACCGCGTTCTATCTGAAGCACACGGTGCGCGCGTGCCGTGGCGGCGTGGCGCGCGGTCACATCATCCCTTACCGGCTCGACGGCAGCGTGCTGCTCGAACTGTTCCTGCACGACGGCGTCGGCACGATGATCTCGTACGAGAACCTCGAAAGCCTGCGCGAAGCCACGCCGGACGACGTCGGCGGCATTCTCACGCTGATCGAGCCGCTCGAATCCGACGGCACGCTCGTGCGGCGCGGGCGGCATCAGATCGAACGCGATATCGATCACTTTTCGGTCATCGAGCACGATGGCGTGCTGTTCGGCTGCGCGGCGCTGTATCCGTATACGCAGGAGCGCATCGGCGAAATGGCGTGCCTGACGGTCGCGCCCGAAGCACAAGGTTCCGGCGACGGCGAGCGTCTGCTCAAACGCATCGAACAACGCGCGCGCGCACGCGGACTCACGCGCATCTTCGTGCTGACGACGCGCACCGAGCACTGGTTCCTAAAGCGCGGCTTCGTGAAGGTCACCGTGGACGACCTGCCCGAAGATCGCCGACGCCTGTATAACTGGCAGCGCAAATCGCTCGTGCTGATGAAACAGCTTTGA
- the proP gene encoding glycine betaine/L-proline transporter ProP encodes MSTLHEGLWRKRDTSSQKSDLTLDDITIVDQSLLKRAVGAMAIGNAMEWFDFGVYSYIAVTLGKVFFPSSSPAAQLLATFGTFAAAFLVRPIGGMVFGPLGDRIGRKRVLAMTMIMMAVGTFCIGLIPSYDSIGVMAPVLLLVARLVQGFSTGGEYGGAATFIAEFSPDKKRGFMSSFLELGTLVGYVLGAGVVAVLTAVMSENALLSWGWRIPFMIAGPLGLIGLYIRMKLEETPAFQREAEKAEAVSHETTKEQFRETLIQQWKPLLQCVGLVLIFNVTDYMALSYLPSYLSATLKFNETHGLFIVLVVMVLMMPLTLFAGRLSDTIGRKPVMLAGCVGLLVLSIPALSLIRMGTIPSIFAGMMILGALLSTFTGVMPSSLPALFPTKIRYGALAIGFNVSVSLFGGTTPLVTAWLVDRTGNLMMPAYYLMGASLIGIVSVLALHETAKKPLKGSPPAVASKSEAHAILRGHREAAEMDDTFPEGTVRA; translated from the coding sequence ATGTCCACCCTTCACGAGGGCCTTTGGCGCAAACGCGATACATCCAGTCAGAAGTCCGATCTCACGCTCGACGACATCACCATCGTCGATCAATCCCTGCTCAAGCGCGCTGTCGGCGCCATGGCCATCGGTAACGCGATGGAATGGTTCGACTTCGGCGTCTACAGCTACATCGCCGTCACGCTCGGCAAGGTGTTCTTCCCGTCGAGCAGCCCGGCCGCGCAGTTGCTGGCGACCTTCGGCACGTTCGCGGCCGCGTTCCTCGTGCGCCCGATCGGCGGCATGGTGTTCGGCCCGCTCGGCGACCGCATCGGCCGCAAGCGCGTGCTCGCGATGACGATGATCATGATGGCCGTCGGCACCTTCTGTATCGGCCTGATCCCGAGCTACGACAGCATTGGCGTGATGGCGCCGGTCCTGCTGCTCGTCGCGCGCCTGGTGCAAGGCTTTTCGACCGGCGGCGAATACGGCGGCGCGGCGACCTTCATCGCCGAATTTTCGCCGGACAAGAAGCGCGGCTTCATGTCGAGCTTTCTGGAACTCGGCACGCTCGTCGGCTACGTGCTCGGCGCGGGCGTGGTCGCGGTGCTGACGGCGGTGATGTCGGAAAACGCGCTGCTGTCCTGGGGCTGGCGCATTCCGTTCATGATCGCGGGCCCGCTCGGTTTGATCGGTCTCTATATCCGGATGAAGCTCGAAGAAACGCCGGCGTTCCAGCGCGAAGCCGAGAAGGCCGAAGCGGTGTCGCACGAGACGACCAAGGAGCAGTTCCGCGAGACGCTCATCCAGCAATGGAAGCCGCTGTTGCAATGCGTCGGTCTCGTGCTGATCTTCAACGTGACCGACTACATGGCGCTGTCGTATCTGCCGAGTTATCTGTCGGCGACGCTCAAGTTCAACGAGACGCACGGCCTGTTCATCGTGCTCGTCGTGATGGTGCTGATGATGCCGCTCACGCTGTTCGCAGGCCGTCTGTCGGACACGATCGGCCGCAAGCCGGTGATGCTCGCGGGCTGCGTCGGCCTGCTGGTGCTGTCGATTCCGGCGCTCTCGCTGATCCGCATGGGCACGATTCCGTCGATTTTCGCGGGCATGATGATCCTCGGCGCGCTGCTGTCGACGTTCACGGGCGTGATGCCGTCGTCGCTGCCCGCGCTGTTCCCGACCAAGATCCGCTACGGAGCGCTCGCGATCGGCTTCAACGTGTCGGTGTCGCTGTTCGGCGGCACGACGCCGCTCGTGACGGCATGGCTCGTCGACCGTACCGGCAATCTGATGATGCCCGCGTACTATCTGATGGGCGCGTCGCTCATCGGCATCGTGTCGGTGCTCGCGCTGCACGAGACGGCCAAGAAGCCGCTGAAGGGCTCGCCGCCGGCCGTGGCGTCGAAGTCGGAAGCGCACGCGATTCTGCGCGGCCATCGCGAAGCCGCCGAAATGGACGATACGTTCCCGGAAGGCACCGTGCGCGCGTAA